A single Nicotiana tabacum cultivar K326 chromosome 5, ASM71507v2, whole genome shotgun sequence DNA region contains:
- the LOC107797005 gene encoding ethylene-responsive transcription factor ERN1-like, with product MEINFQKQQQKEAKVTKLKGRNNRSNKFVGVRQRPSGRWVAEIKDTTQKIRMWLGTFETAEEAARAYDEAACLLRGSNTRTNFVTRVSVDSPLASRIKNLLNSKKTAKQKSHDQKEQLSASSTTSSHNINQNTSSVTSNNSNNSSPMITTSYFDDSVSSQNIEPIHPLEHPTQAEDYMAYDQTRLSCNQELQLQESQLFDDTYKPDLSNCSDEFDVGYSSSSGSNSFSFTNSSQHEMSWNFARGYEFAQELLDHPKNVVLDETAEMGLTEFERMKMERSISASLYAVNGVQEYIENFYDPSEPLWDLPPLCSLLC from the coding sequence ATGGAAATTAACTTCCAAAAACAGCAGCAAAAAGAGGCAAAAGTGACCAAATTGAAGGGCAGAAACAATAGAAGTAACAAGTTTGTTGGTGTGAGGCAAAGGCCTTCAGGGAGATGGGTAGCTGAGATCAAAGACACAACACAGAAGATAAGGATGTGGCTTGGAACTTTCGAAACTGCTGAAGAAGCTGCTCGTGCCTACGATGAAGCTGCTTGCCTTCTTCGTGGATCAAACACACGAACCAACTTCGTTACTCGTGTCTCAGTTGATTCACCACTTGCTTCGCGGATTAAAAATCTCCTCAACAGCAAGAAAACTGCAAAACAAAAGAGCCATGATCAGAAGGAGCAGCTTTCAGCTTCTTCTACAACTAGTAGTCACAACATCAATCAAAATACTAGTAGTGTGACTAGTAACAACAGCAATAATTCAAGTCCAATGATCACTACtagttattttgatgattctgtttCTAGTCAGAATATAGAACCAATCCATCCTCTTGAACATCCAACACAAGCAGAAGATTACATGGCTTATGACCAAACAAGACTTTCTTGTAATCAAGAATTGCAACTACAAGAAAGTCAACTGTTTGATGACACATATAAGCCTGATCTGAGCAACTGCTCTGATGAATTCGACGTGGGATATTCGTCTTCTTCTGGTTCtaattcattttcttttactaATTCCTCACAGCATGAAATGTCATGGAATTTTGCACGAGGCTATGAATTTGCACAAGAATTGTTGGATCATCCCAAGAATGTAGTTTTGGATGAGACAGCTGAGATGGGGCTCACAGAATTTGAGAGAATGAAAATGGAAAGGTCTATATCCGCATCACTATATGCAGTGAATGGAGTTCAAGAATACATTGAAAATTTCTATGATCCTTCTGAGCCTCTTTGGGATCTTCCCCCTTTGTGCTCTTTGTTATGCTAA